The following proteins are encoded in a genomic region of Brachypodium distachyon strain Bd21 chromosome 1, Brachypodium_distachyon_v3.0, whole genome shotgun sequence:
- the LOC100841510 gene encoding putative BPI/LBP family protein At1g04970 translates to MAAHHHLLPLLLLLIPFASAAATGGEAHVSAVIADKGLTFAKDVLIGEAVRSLTPLRLPGAEKAVRVPFLGGIRVAVSNITLFHLDVGEDSAIRPGDSALVIVASGISANISMAWSYSYDSWYFPIEISDSGTASILVQGMEVGITMEIKNYNGSLALSVSKCGCYVKDLVISLDGGASWFYQGFINAFEDHIRAAVEKVIPENIIEGTSKLDLLLRSLPRSVNLDNVTALNMTFVNDPQYGNSSIEFDIDGLFTSAVARTSNFQKNPQLSLSCGGASKMLLLSLDEAVFNSALEVYFKAGSMHWVVDKVPDQSLLNTASWKFIIPRLYWSYPNDAMVLNISTASSPIMRIMSDKIDATINADMIVDVLHGTETVPVACISIVVSASGVVKTSGNIVYGSVELDNFSLAMKWSEIGNFHMSLIQGVIRVFLNTVCMPYLNSRLGHGFILPVVRGFTLKDVYVVASTQQLTLCSDITFTNASSLASLQIL, encoded by the exons ATGGCGGCCCATCACCACCTCCTCCCtttactcctcctcctcatccccttcgcctccgccgcggccaccggcggcgaggcgcacGTCTCCGCGGTGATCGCCGACAAGGGCCTGACCTTCGCTAAGGACGTGCTCATCGGCGAGGCGGTGCGGTCGCTCACCCCGCTCCGCCTCCCGGGGGCGGAGAAGGCTGTGCGCGTGCCCTTCCTCGGAGGCATCCGCGTCGCCGTCTCCAACATCACGCTCTTCCACCTCGACGTGGGGGAGGACTCCGCCATCCGCCCCGGTGACTCGGCCCTGGTTATCGTCGCCTCCGGCATCAGCGCTAACATCAGCATGGCCTGGAGCTACTCCTACGACTCTTGGTACTTCCCCATCGAGATCTCTGACAGCGGCACCGCTTCGATCCTG GTTCAAGGAATGGAAGTTGGGATAACCATGGAAATCAAGAATTACAATGGAAGTTTGGCTCTGTCTGTTTCGAAGTGTGGCTGTTATGTGAAGGACTTGGTGATATCTCTGGATGGTGGAGCATCATGGTTTTATCAAGG GTTCATAAATGCTTTTGAAGACCATATTAGAGCTGCGGTGGAAAAGGTAATACCAGAAAATATTATTGAAGGCACATCAAAACTGGACTTGTTGCTTCGAAGTCTTCCTAGGAGTGTCAATCTGGACAATGTCACTGCTTTGAACATGACTTTTGTTAATGATCCACAATACGGAAATTCCTCTATTGAGTTCGATATCGATGGGTTGTTTACTTCTGCAGTTGCTAGGACTAGCAATTTTCAGAAGAATCCCCAGCTTTCTTTATCTTGTGGTGGGGCATCAAAAATGCTTTTGCTTTCACTTGATGAAGCTGTTTTCAATTCAGCATTAGAGGTGTACTTCAAG GCGGGCTCCATGCATTGGGTTGTCGACAAAGTTCCTGATCAATCTCTATTGAATACAGCCAGTTGGAAATTTATCATTCCTCGCTTGTACTGGAGCTATCCAAATGACGCCATGGTTCTAAACATTTCGACGGCTTCATCCCCAATTATGAGGATTATGTCTGACAAGATTGACGCTACCATTAATGCAGACATGATAGTTGATGTTTTACATGGCACGGAGACGGTTCCAGTAGCATGCATCTCTATT GTAGTAAGCGCCTCCGGAGTTGTGAAGACATCAGGCAATATAGTATATGGTAGTGTTGAATTAGATAATTTCTCCCTTGCCATGAAGTGGAGTGAAATCGGAAACTTCCATATGTCTTTGATTCAG GGAGTGATACGGGTTTTCTTGAACACCGTATGCATGCCTTATTTGAACTCACGGCTGGGTCATGGATTTATCTTGCCTGTGGTTCGTGGCTTCACTCTAAAAGACGTCTATGTAGTTGCTTCTACTCAGCAGTTGACGCTCTGTTCTGATATTACCTTCACCAATGCGAGTAGCTTGGCGAGTTTACAGATTTTGTGA
- the LOC100840377 gene encoding L10-interacting MYB domain-containing protein, which yields MGEKAVWDEANVKHFVDICKEEVLAGNRPTTYLNNKGWKNLEDKFAAKTGKKLAKTQFKNKWDNMKQSYTWFMELKNAANGLGWIDATNIVDASKEWWDEHLRKCNNPEKGIKCNHVRFRKRGPSQLHDLDILFSNAHVTGVTAACPGDLSSDDSGDDYIMEVEKDDDIDSPKLPSVKKGKETKKRKIEQDKEEKSPFLRLYKTTCAQIGDASKKISDSVSSSSGPSSVNQIPTIAEVMKLVKECGVKEKTALMHTATFLIVKPEFRKIFTLLETKEGRLDLLERVHEK from the exons ATGGGTGAGAAGGCAGTTTGGGATGAGGCAAATGTCAAACATTTTGTTGATATTTGCAAAGAGGAGGTACTTGCTGGAAATAGGCCTACTACCTATTTGAACAACAAAGGTTGGAAGAACCTTGAGGATAAATTTGCTGCAAAAACGGGAAAGAAACTAGCCAAGACACAATTTAAGAACAAATGGGACAACATGAAACAGTCCTATACATGGTTTATGGAGCTGAAAAATGCCGCTAATGGTCTGGGATGGATTGATGCAACGAATATTGTTGATGCATCAAAGGAATGGTGGGATGAGCATCTTCGG AAATGCAACAATCCAGAAAAAGGAATCAAGTGCAACCATGTGAGGTTCAGGAAACGTGGTCCCAGTCAGCTGCATGATTTGGACATCTTGTTTTCTAATGCACATGTCACTGGGGTTACTGCAGCATGTCCTGGGGATTTATCTTCTGATGATTCCGGAGATGATTATATTATGGAGGTAGAGAAAGATGATGACATCGATTCACCGAAGTTGCCTTCAgtgaagaaaggaaaagaaaccaAGAAGCGCAAAATTGAGCAAGATAAGGAAGAGAAGAGCCCTTTCCTTCGTTTGTACAAGACCACTTGTGCACAAATAGGAGATGCATCAAAGAAGATATCTGATagtgtttcatcatcatcaggtCCTTCTTCAGTCAACCAAATTCCTACCATTGCCGAGGTTATGAAGTTGGTAAAAGAATGTGGAGTGAAAGAGAAGACTGCTTTGATGCATACGGCTACCTTTCTGATAGTGAAGCCAGAATTTAGGAAGATCTTTACCTTGCtggaaacaaaagaaggaagaTTGGATTTGCTGGAGAGGGTGCATGAGAAGTAG
- the LOC100840709 gene encoding mannan endo-1,4-beta-mannosidase 6 has product MRRERRLYSLLGFLLLLAVVYLNWFPGRDPAAPGGGLKLPVPWLQPRMAFAGRNGTHFVDAATGSPLYVNGWNSYWLLSSRSPALVAEMLRRGRRMGLGVCRTWAFSDGGPDALQISPGRFSEAVFQVLDYVIYEARRNNIRLILCLVNNLDNFGGKAQYVKWAQAAGANLTNSTDSFFYHPTIKGYYKDYVKAMLTRKNSYSGITYCDEPAIFAWELMNEPRCVSNSSGPHLQAWIAEMAAYVKSLDNNHLVTVGIEGFYGPGIAERLGFNPGDWAASLCCDFLQNSAVEHIDFASVHAYPDSWLPKARMEEKVRYLSSWVDSHLNDSENILKKPVLFSEVGYLQHANANTTVDRDILLRVVYDKIYDSARKLQAGGGALIWQLMVKGTHMYHDNFSLVARDHPSTYKLIKEHSCRLQMLHKKEGDPGWQCTIPP; this is encoded by the exons ATGCGGCGGGAGAGGCGGCTCTACAGCCTcctgggcttcctcctcctcctcgccgtcgtctACCTCAACTGGTTCCCAGGACGCGACCCCGCCGCCCCGGGCGGCGGCCTCAAGCTGCCGGTGCCGTGGCTGCAGCCGCGGATGGCGTTCGCGGGTCGCAATGGCACCCATTTCGTCGACGCTGCCACGGGCTCGCCGCTCTACGTCAACGGCTGGAACTCCTACTGGCTGCTTTCGTCGCGGTCGCCCGCGCTCGTGGCAGAGATGCTACGCCGGGGCCGCCGCATGGGCCTCGGTGTCTGCCGCACTTGGGCTTTCAGCGACGGCGGCCCTGACGCGCTCCAGATCTCCCCTGGCCGCTTCAGCGAAGCCGTCTTCCAG GTGTTGGATTATGTGATATACGAAGCTCGGAGAAATAATATTAGGTTAATTCTTTGCCTTGTCAACAACCTTGATAACTTTGGAGGGAAGGCCCAATATGTTAAGTGGGCACAAGCAGCTGGGGCTAACTTGACGAATTCAActgattcttttttctatcACCCAACCATTAAGGGTTACTACAAGGATTATGTGAAG GCAATGTTAACTAGAAAGAACTCTTATAGTGGAATCACATACTGTGATGAACCTGCAATATTTGCTTGGGAACTCATGAATGAGCCTAGGTGTGTGTCCAATTCATCTGGTCCTCATCTTCAG GCTTGGATAGCAGAGATGGCAGCATACGTCAAGAGTTTGGACAATAATCATCTAGTTACAGTTGGAATTGAAGGGTTCTATGGTCCTGGAATAGCTGAGAGGCTGGGCTTTAATCCTGGGGACTGGGCAGCTTCACTTTGTTGTGATTTCTTGCAAAACTCAGCAGTCGAGCATATTGATTTTGCATCAGTTCATGCTTATCCTGACAGCTG GCTACCAAAGGCAAGGATGGAAGAAAAAGTCAGATATCTTTCCAGTTGGGTTGATTCACACCTTAATGACAGTGAAAATATCTTGAAAAAACCTGTTCTATTCTCAGAAGTAGGTTACCTCCAGCATGCAAATGCTAATACCACAGTTGATAGAGATATTCTTCTGAGAGTTGTTTACGACAAAATCTATGATTCAGCAAGGAAGCTGCAGGCAGGCGGTGGTGCTCTTATTTGGCAGTTGATGGTCAAAGGGACACATATGTACCACGACAACTTCTCCCTGGTGGCACGGGATCACCCGTCAACTTATAAGTTGATAAAGGAGCATTCTTGTCGGTTGCAAATGCTGCACAAGAAAGAGGGTGATCCTGGCTGGCAATGTACAATACCACCCTAG
- the LOC100841010 gene encoding anthranilate O-methyltransferase 2, which yields MPAGSDLRMATGNGENSYAANSRLQEKAILETRPVLRKAVEELYTSLPPRSTMVVADLGCSSGPNTLLVVSEVMGAIRAYTDNKNKWEEEEEAQRAIELQFFLNDLPGNDFNLVFRSLEHFENLGVRLGEKEMPPYYVAGLPGSYYRKLFPCGSVHLFHSSYSLMWRSKVPEEISSGTHLNEGNIYIGETSPPAVIELFQEQFQKDFELFLALRSEELVSGGRVLLTFLGRKSEEMMMHGDVSTLFELVAKSLRSLVLKGRVEKEKLDSFNLPYYTPSVKEVKALINENKLFNIEDIRLFESNWDPQDDSEGDVVLDCARSGANVAKCIRAVLEPMIIDHFGEDIVDELFMLYASIVAKHMKKAKAKYPIILVSLKKATGRMV from the exons ATGCCGGCAGGGAGCGATCTTCGCATGGCGACTGGCAACGGAGAGAACAGCTACGCCGCCAACTCCAGGCTCCAA GAGAAGGCCATACTGGAGACGAGGCCGGTGCTCCGGAAGGCGGTCGAAGAGTTGTACACGTCGCTCCCTCCCCGGAGTACCATGGTTGTGGCTGACCTCGGCTGCTCCTCGGGTCCAAACACTCTGCTAGTCGTCTCCGAGGTGATGGGCGCGATCCGGGCCTATACTGATAATAAGAACAagtgggaagaagaagaagaagcacagCGTGCCATTGAGCTTCAGTTCTTCCTGAATGACCTGCCGGGCAACGACTTCAACCTCGTATTCCGGTCTCTGGAACACTTTGAGAACCTGGGGGTGAGGctgggagagaaagagatgcCACCTTACTATGTGGCAGGCCTGCCGGGTTCCTACTACAGGAAGCTTTTCCCTTGCGGAAGCGTCCATCTCTTCCACTCCTCCTACTCCCTCATGTGGCGCTCTAAG GTCCCCGAGGAGATCTCAAGTGGCACTCATCTCAATGAAGGCAACATCTATATTGGAGAAACCTCTCCACCGGCTGTGATTGAGCTGTTCCAAGAACAATTCCAAAAGGACTTTGAGTTGTTCCTTGCATTGCGTTCCGAAGAACTTGTCAGTGGAGGCCGAGTGTTACTAACATTTCTAGGCCGAAAGAGTGAAGAGATGATGATGCATGGGGATGTTAGCACCTTGTTTGAATTGGTTGCCAAATCCCTACGGTCTCTTGTCCTAAAG GGCCGTGTTGAGAAGGAGAAGCTGGATTCATTCAACCTGCCGTACTACACCCCATCAGTGAAAGAAGTGAAGGCGTTAATCAACGAGAATAAACTCTTCAACATTGAGGACATCAGACTCTTTGAATCCAACTGGGATCCTCAAGATGACTCAGAGGGAGACGTGGTCCTTGACTGTGCCCGGAGCGGGGCAAATGTCGCCAAGTGCATAAGGGCAGTGTTGGAGCCGATGATCATAGACCACTTTGGCGAGGACATCGTCGATGAGCTGTTCATGTTGTATGCCTCCATTGTTGCAAAGCATATGAAGAAAGCGAAGGCCAAGTACCCTATTATCCTGGTCTCGTTGAAGAAGGCAACCGGCCGCATGGTTTAA